The DNA window ttgaatattaacgaaaacatcaagttattgatcaaaatattgaatattaacaaaaacattaagttactgatcatgCGTGTTAACACTTAATTACTGATAATGCATATTAACTCTTAGTtactcttttatttaaaaaacaataatttctTAACCCAATGAGCTTACCCGACCGATACCCGTGTTTGTAAAGAAAGAAACATTGTGATTTCACAtaaccattttttttaatattgatcaaaatattaaatgttaacgagaacattaagttactggacaaaatattgaatattaacgagaacataaaTTACtggttaaaatattgaatattaacgggaacatgaagttactgatcaaaatattgaatatattaacgagaacaaattttgaatattaacgggaatacgaagtcactgatcaagataataaatattaacgggaacacggagttattgacaaaatattgaatattaaagagaacacggagttactgataatttttttaaatattaacacaaacatTAAGTTAcggaatttttttttctatttcaaacATCTTTTCTTATTATATTAACCTCTCCCATAAAAATTAATCTTTCTCTATCCTCTTTCAAACATCTTTTCTTATTAtatgtttaaaaattaaaatattgaatattaacgagaatatgaagttattgatcaaactattgaatattaacggaaacataaagttactaatcaaaatattgaatattaacgggaacatgaagttactgatcaaaatatttaatgttaacggaaatattaaattactgatcaaaataaactCAAAGTAAATAACTCAGTCCTATTCACTATTACTTCACGATACCTTTGTCTGTCACTATCCGACGAAATAGTTATGTATGACTGCATATCAACGCTTTCATCAACACCATCAGAAGAAGATCCCACATACTTACTCTTCCCTTTGTCACACCTTCCACCTTCACTATTGTCCTTCGATATATGTGCAACTTCACTAATACCCTCGAACGAATCTTGCCCAACAACAGTTTTTTCATTCCCTTATATTTTACACACACTATTTTTCTTTATGATAACATTTAACTTAACTTATAATCTTTTTCAAATATTTCTGATTTTCCTAAACCCAAATGCGcggaaacgacgggtacccgtgcgttcgcacgggtaagacactagtttttgacaaaaaatccattttttttgaaaaaattgactttttatattttcgataaaaatttagtttttttcaaaaaaatcaactttttatatttttgttaaaaaaatcggGATTTTGCCGAGAAAGTCAACTTTTGTATTTTTgacgaaaaatatatttttgtttagaaaaagtcgattttttatattttcaaaaaaatcagttttttcgaaaaaaacatctttttgtattttcgaaaaaaatcgatttttttccggaaaaaatcgagttttttaattttgaaaataaaacggATATTTTTTCCGAAAAAGTCAATTTTTATGTTTTCgacaaaaaatccattttttcccAAAAATATCTATTTCAAACTATTTAGTttcaaacaaattataatttGGGGCCCTTACTTAGgccccataaaaaataaaaatataaagggGCTTTGAAATATAGGaccaaaaaatcatttatattgtAAAGGGCCTAAAAAGAATGGCCTTATAGGGGCCTATTTGTTAGGGCTTTACAATTTTAGGCTTTTTTGACCCTCTAtgagaataaaaaatttattttcaacgaTGTGgactaaataatttattaattaattttaaaaaatatatataaatcagtaactttaattaagttttttaaaaaaattatttaatacaaatttaaaaaatatatatatatattttggactTAAGTCCACATTATTCCAAAATCTCTCGAGTCCACAACTTTGCACAAACCAAATTTGTGTATGCTATATAATCACAAAACTAAGTGTATCCAACACTATGtgggatttgattttttttaaaatgtatctACTCATTCTTCTTTTGTTTAGAGACACATGGTATACTTGGTGCAAGTGGAATTAGCATCTCAGAAAAATCAGAATGGATATTTGGTATTCTTCTTCTGACATGAAACTATGAAACTGAATAATAATttaaacatattatttttcttcttGCTAAAACTAAGGATCACAAAGCATGAGCTAGTTTGGTGTTACATTAACTCTAGAATCCCACAACAAGTCACCTTTTTCACACTCCAGTTTAAGGATGAGAACTGGTGGTGATTGTGAATCTTTCTCCACCTTTTCTAAAGCAGTAATTATGAgtttctttgaagaattagaTTTACCACTTTTTGTTCAAGACATGAAAACTAAGTTACAGTTAAGGCTTTATGCAATAGCAGCTTCGGTATTACAGAGGAGGAAATTGATCATTGAAAAGCATAGCATCATGGATGAGATCATTAGGGAATGCAATAGCATGTCAGGACAACTTCGTGTTTTGAAATTGTTATGATAAGGATCTCAATGCTTACACTTCGTTAAACAATGTGACAAATGATAAATACAAAGTGATTGTTGAATTATGATGTTAATAACTTCACATCTTCATGATTTATGACAATGTGTAACAATCCAGGCACAAATTAATCAAATTTTACACAAACACAGACACCCCGAACACAAAACTGACACGTAAACACTAatgataatttgagaaaatagaaTTATTGAATGTTATCACACACGTCAGTCCTAGGCAGTCTAGACACCAGACACATCTTCAATCTGAAGATGTTAAAGTCGCAATTGCTTATATTTCCACCTTAGGTGGATCGGAGTGCCTTCTTGAACCAGCCGGAGAAGCAGGGAAAGAAAGTCTCTTCCTTGCAGAAACCGAAGATGCTGATGGCGATGTTTTCCGCATTAGTTTGGACTTTGCCTTTGCAGAACTAGTGAGTGCCATGTAACTTGGAAACACCGGCGAGCTTTCAACGCTCGCGTCATCTCTAACCGACGATCCTGCAATGCTACTATATCTTCGATACCTTTCGGATTGAACACTGAACAAGCTTCTTGAGTCATCAATAGTTTCACCCTTTGAACTTGATGGCTTTGTCTTTGAAGTTGAAGGAGAATTCTGAGTGCTTTGTCTTATTAATTTCTTTCCAACCGGAGAAGGTTTGTGATTCATAATAATGCTTTCGACTTCCCATGGTCGAGTCGCCATCCATCGCTCTAACCAACTCCATCCCCAGTGGGGATTGTTTGGATCCATAAATGTTTGGTTTATAGATTTTGAAGAGTTCTTCCAAGTTTGCTGTTAGAGTAAcacattagttatttatttacacattCAAAACCACTTATATTGAACCAAAAATCACTTTTTTGGTACCTGATGTGAAAATGAATAGGCCAAAGCCCTCTCTCTTTTGAAAGCAGCTTCTTGTCTTTGCAATAATTTTGCATCAATTTGTTCCTTTGACTTCAAGCTATCATTCCATTCTTCTCCAACCTGCTGTTGATCAAATCAAACATAATCCTTAGTGTTCACAGATCTAATCGAATCCTAATTCCGTATGCACGCTAGTATATATAAAATTGCTTACAGAAGTTTGCAACTTCACAAGTTCTTTTTCGCGCTTCTGTTGTAGTTGGCACTGACGAGCCTGATTCTCCTCGGACATTCGAACACGCCTTTCGCGAACCTGTGACTGCAATCTTGCTAGAGTTTGCATGCATCTTAAGGTGCTGTCTGCTTGCCGTTTAACAGACTGTCCTTGTATCATTGTCTTCAACCTCACCAAACCTCTCAAGGCGCGCAAAGCTCTTCTCGCCTAAAAACCATTACATGTATTTCTTTATCAGCAAGATTCAAACCCGGTATCTAATAGTTTATAACCGACACATGATGAACAAACTTTATTTTAGACTATAAAACCTTGACATAGACACAAACACGACATATCATGAACAAACTTCATTTAGGTTATAAAACCGTGACGCAGACACATACACGGTATATAGGCTATGAAACACTGACATAGACACAAACACAACACTGACAAGAAACACTTTCAACAGTATCAATATTACGAAAACAAGATCATACTAAATATCCGCGAAACACTGTCTGAATCTTGATAGCAGCCAATTCCTCCATAGTCTTGGAAGGGTAATGAGGCATACCCGTGAGACGAACAACCTCGGCAGCAGCCTGAGCAGCAGCAACAGCCGCCCCCGCCGCGGCAGCAGTAGCAAAAGCAAGAGAAATAGCCTGTTTATTTTGTTCATTCTCTAACTCACTTAATTTCACATCTTCTATCTCTGGAACAGAAACTTTTACAACTTCTTCTGATTTCACTTCTGTGTCCTGGGtactttttttctttgatttctgacttttctggtttttttttcaaataaacaaacaaaaattatttaaatatttaaatatagcaATAATCAactaaaaaaattatagtaattattatgAAACCTTGTCTTTTCTGGAATCATGACTGAAAACTTTCTTCACTGCAGAAAACCAACTTCCTTTTTTCCCCATTTGTAATTCCTGTTACTTTGaaggtaaataaaaaataaaaaacaaatacaaTAAGAACAAATTTAGGttaaaagtaattaaaattaaCCTAAGCAGAattgaaaacataaaaaatttcaattaatgcacattctaataattaaaagaaaaccgTTAAAAAAACATAACGAATGCATGTAAAAGAGAAACTGCAACAAAAACGAGAAATGATAGAAACAGATCTATGAGAAAATTGTTCAGTGAAAAATGAGTAACAGTTATATTAATGAAAAGAATTAGAA is part of the Vicia villosa cultivar HV-30 ecotype Madison, WI linkage group LG2, Vvil1.0, whole genome shotgun sequence genome and encodes:
- the LOC131652997 gene encoding protein IQ-DOMAIN 3-like isoform X2 gives rise to the protein MGKKGSWFSAVKKVFSHDSRKDKKSQKSKKKSTQDTEVKSEEVVKVSVPEIEDVKLSELENEQNKQAISLAFATAAAAGAAVAAAQAAAEVVRLTGMPHYPSKTMEELAAIKIQTVFRGYLARRALRALRGLVRLKTMIQGQSVKRQADSTLRCMQTLARLQSQVRERRVRMSEENQARQCQLQQKREKELVKLQTSQVGEEWNDSLKSKEQIDAKLLQRQEAAFKRERALAYSFSHQQTWKNSSKSINQTFMDPNNPHWGWSWLERWMATRPWEVESIIMNHKPSPVGKKLIRQSTQNSPSTSKTKPSSSKGETIDDSRSLFSVQSERYRRYSSIAGSSVRDDASVESSPVFPSYMALTSSAKAKSKLMRKTSPSASSVSARKRLSFPASPAGSRRHSDPPKVEI
- the LOC131652997 gene encoding protein IQ-DOMAIN 3-like isoform X3, with product MGKKGSWFSAVKKVFSHDSRKDKKSQKSKKKSTQDTEVKSEEVVKVSVPEIEDVKLSELENEQNKQAISLAFATAAAAGAAVAAAQAAAEVVRLTGMPHYPSKTMEELAAIKIQTVFRGYLARRALRALRGLVRLKTMIQGQSVKRQADSTLRCMQTLARLQSQVRERRVRMSEENQARQCQLQQKREKELVKLQTSVGEEWNDSLKSKEQIDAKLLQRQEAAFKRERALAYSFSHQQTWKNSSKSINQTFMDPNNPHWGWSWLERWMATRPWEVESIIMNHKPSPVGKKLIRQSTQNSPSTSKTKPSSSKGETIDDSRSLFSVQSERYRRYSSIAGSSVRDDASVESSPVFPSYMALTSSAKAKSKLMRKTSPSASSVSARKRLSFPASPAGSRRHSDPPKVEI